The proteins below come from a single Candidatus Bathyarchaeota archaeon genomic window:
- a CDS encoding aconitate hydratase — MGKSLTQKIIENHLVVGEYVAGREIGIRIDQTLTQDATGTMAYLQFEAMGLKQVKTELSVSYVDHNTIQVGFENADDHKYLQTVAAKYGIIYSKAGNGICHQVHLERFGKPGKTLLGSDSHTPTGGGIGMIAIGAGGLDVAVAMGGGEFYLVCPKVYKINLTGNLQSWVSAKDVVLKMLEIFSVKGNVGVVMEYAGPGVQNLSVPERATITNMGAEMGVTTSIFPSDEQTLKFLKAQGREADWVELKADDDAEYDRVVELDLSKIEPLAAAPHSPGNIIKISQLKDLKVDQVMLGSCTNSSYKEIATAAKIMKGKKVHPDVSFGVAPGSRQVLQMATRDGYISDLLDSGARLLESACGFCIGNSQSPKSAGVSLRTSNRNFEGRSGTADAQVYLVSPEVAAVSAVTGKVTDPRTFSMLYPKVDMPSQFFIDDSMFIFPKNADSTVTIARGPNIGAPPVNTPMAPELKGVVDIKVGDKITTDHIMPAGARLKYRSNVPEYSKYVFEPVDKAFPARALDAKAKGLATVVVAGESYGQGSSREHAALCPMYLDVKAVIAKSIERIHAANLVNFGIIPFSFKDMADYDKISQGDEIEVPNLKEKLQNNEAVILVDKTKNLEIELIYNLSQRQKSILFEGGLLPYTVKASGGK, encoded by the coding sequence TTGGGCAAATCCCTCACTCAAAAAATAATTGAAAATCACTTAGTCGTAGGCGAATACGTAGCGGGGCGAGAAATCGGCATACGAATCGACCAAACCCTCACCCAAGACGCCACAGGAACCATGGCATATCTACAGTTTGAAGCAATGGGACTAAAACAGGTAAAAACCGAGCTTTCCGTAAGCTACGTCGACCACAATACCATCCAAGTCGGCTTTGAAAACGCGGACGACCACAAGTACCTGCAAACAGTCGCCGCAAAATATGGCATAATCTACTCCAAAGCAGGAAACGGAATCTGTCACCAAGTCCATCTTGAACGATTTGGTAAACCTGGCAAAACTTTGCTGGGCAGCGACAGCCACACACCTACAGGCGGCGGTATAGGCATGATAGCTATTGGAGCAGGAGGCTTAGATGTTGCTGTTGCAATGGGCGGCGGCGAATTCTATCTTGTATGCCCAAAAGTTTACAAAATCAACCTCACAGGCAACCTGCAGTCATGGGTCAGCGCTAAAGATGTTGTCCTTAAAATGCTGGAGATTTTCTCCGTAAAAGGAAACGTGGGTGTAGTCATGGAGTATGCTGGTCCAGGCGTTCAAAATCTTAGTGTGCCCGAAAGAGCCACAATCACAAATATGGGTGCGGAAATGGGTGTAACCACAAGTATTTTTCCCTCTGATGAGCAAACCCTAAAGTTCCTAAAAGCACAGGGCAGAGAAGCCGACTGGGTTGAACTCAAAGCAGATGATGACGCAGAATACGACAGAGTGGTTGAGCTTGACCTTAGCAAAATTGAACCCTTAGCCGCGGCACCCCATAGCCCAGGTAACATCATAAAAATCAGCCAATTAAAAGACCTCAAAGTCGACCAAGTCATGCTGGGCTCCTGTACCAACTCCTCCTATAAGGAAATAGCAACTGCAGCAAAAATAATGAAAGGCAAAAAAGTACACCCTGACGTCTCTTTCGGTGTTGCTCCCGGCTCAAGACAGGTGCTTCAGATGGCAACCAGAGATGGCTACATTAGTGATTTGCTGGATTCAGGTGCCCGATTGCTAGAATCGGCATGTGGATTTTGCATTGGTAACAGTCAAAGCCCCAAGTCCGCTGGCGTTTCGCTAAGAACCAGTAACCGAAACTTTGAGGGCAGAAGCGGCACCGCAGACGCTCAAGTTTACTTGGTTAGCCCCGAAGTAGCAGCGGTTTCCGCAGTCACAGGCAAAGTCACTGACCCCCGAACATTTAGCATGCTATACCCCAAAGTTGACATGCCCAGCCAATTCTTCATTGATGATTCCATGTTTATTTTCCCCAAAAACGCTGACAGCACAGTAACAATAGCAAGAGGTCCCAATATTGGTGCTCCACCAGTCAACACCCCGATGGCTCCTGAACTTAAAGGTGTAGTGGACATCAAAGTTGGCGATAAAATCACAACCGACCACATAATGCCCGCAGGTGCTCGCCTCAAATACCGTAGTAATGTTCCCGAGTACTCAAAGTACGTGTTTGAACCAGTTGACAAAGCCTTCCCTGCTCGGGCTCTTGACGCCAAAGCAAAAGGCTTAGCTACAGTGGTTGTTGCGGGTGAGTCTTATGGACAGGGTAGCTCAAGAGAGCATGCAGCGCTTTGTCCAATGTATCTGGATGTAAAAGCAGTCATTGCTAAATCGATTGAACGCATTCACGCCGCAAACTTGGTCAACTTTGGCATCATCCCCTTCAGTTTCAAGGACATGGCAGACTATGACAAGATATCTCAGGGTGACGAAATAGAGGTTCCAAACCTCAAAGAGAAACTGCAGAATAATGAAGCAGTAATTCTGGTGGATAAAACCAAAAATTTGGAAATTGAGCTTATATACAACCTTTCGCAGAGACAAAAAAGTATCCTCTTCGAAGGCGGATTACTGCCTTACACGGTTAAGGCAAGTGGAGGAAAATAG
- a CDS encoding radical SAM protein — protein MNFDQTHCHKWALLLLERQKKLTQATEAINNQNFDVAQKLFNEIFTGAYVGRNVDPGMAGSLLYHMAMITKMESETHVLLEELKVNPPEVSEKLNEFYDAFVSDATELIQPLGISVNAQEAAAKPKLTTEQKIALFSDLSADNKKVKAMLKTKDLKATSTFSQMFKAWASQIVQMRLIQEYETIKGLLTLSELSKSLGFSTVEAAMERVQDKFGQETVNIALDVTLKVGLRREKLQSVMLSDHYIKFKMDAGKLDGDMTFMNCPIYGSHKYGQEKYNIKPEVSALFCKHFCFAHAKAMLNTVLPFPFTLWQPKTMANEGSCEFYLKLAHSPTAQPNERFVPLILSWNVTRECNMKCSHCYINATDKKLQNELTTEEAKNLIEQIAEVSHPLLILSGGEPMLRADIYELIRYGASKGLKMGLGSNGMLIDDAAADKLKEAGIATVSISIDSNIPEQHDEFRGVQGSWQKAVDAIVALRKRGVLVQVNTTLTQENYNQIDDIMTLSENLGVENFHLFFLVPTGRATKMSDISPEKYEQMITETFAKTAKHKLNVKPSCAPQFMRISKDMGLDMRQWIRGCVAGMYYIRIYPNGEVTPCPYMPVKLGNIREKSFKDIWFGSEMLKALRNPDCLKGKCGVCEFKEICGGCRARAYGLSSDFIDYCGDLHEPTELAGDYLAEDPWCVYQPKAQRKP, from the coding sequence TTGAACTTTGACCAAACACACTGTCACAAGTGGGCGCTACTTCTTCTTGAGCGACAAAAAAAGCTGACACAAGCAACAGAAGCAATCAACAATCAAAACTTTGATGTTGCCCAGAAATTATTTAACGAAATCTTCACTGGAGCATACGTTGGAAGAAATGTTGACCCGGGCATGGCAGGTTCGCTTCTTTATCACATGGCTATGATTACCAAGATGGAATCTGAAACCCACGTGCTTCTAGAAGAGTTAAAGGTGAATCCGCCTGAAGTTTCTGAAAAACTAAACGAGTTCTACGACGCCTTTGTTTCAGATGCCACAGAACTCATTCAACCGTTAGGCATCAGCGTTAACGCACAAGAAGCAGCCGCCAAACCAAAATTGACCACTGAACAAAAAATTGCGCTCTTTTCGGATTTATCGGCAGATAATAAAAAAGTCAAAGCCATGCTAAAAACCAAAGACCTCAAAGCCACCAGCACTTTTAGTCAAATGTTTAAGGCTTGGGCAAGTCAAATTGTTCAGATGCGGCTTATTCAAGAATACGAAACCATCAAGGGCTTGCTGACTCTATCTGAACTCTCCAAATCACTGGGTTTCTCAACAGTTGAAGCGGCTATGGAACGTGTGCAGGACAAATTTGGGCAGGAAACAGTCAATATTGCTCTTGATGTTACGCTTAAGGTAGGGCTACGACGAGAAAAATTGCAGTCAGTCATGCTTAGCGACCACTATATTAAATTCAAAATGGATGCAGGCAAACTGGATGGTGACATGACCTTTATGAACTGTCCCATTTACGGAAGCCACAAGTACGGACAAGAAAAATATAACATAAAACCTGAGGTGTCCGCTCTTTTCTGTAAGCACTTCTGCTTTGCCCACGCAAAAGCTATGCTAAACACTGTGCTCCCATTCCCGTTTACGCTTTGGCAACCTAAAACAATGGCTAATGAAGGCAGCTGCGAGTTTTACCTCAAACTTGCCCATTCACCAACGGCGCAGCCAAATGAGCGATTTGTACCTTTAATCTTGTCTTGGAATGTTACCCGAGAGTGTAACATGAAATGCAGCCACTGCTACATCAACGCAACCGACAAAAAACTCCAAAATGAACTCACCACAGAAGAAGCAAAAAATCTCATCGAACAAATCGCAGAAGTCAGCCACCCACTGTTAATACTAAGCGGCGGCGAACCAATGTTACGAGCAGACATTTACGAGCTTATTCGGTATGGAGCTTCTAAGGGGTTGAAGATGGGTCTGGGCAGCAACGGTATGTTAATTGATGATGCGGCAGCAGATAAGCTTAAGGAAGCAGGTATCGCAACGGTGTCCATTAGTATAGACTCAAACATTCCAGAGCAACATGATGAGTTTCGTGGCGTTCAGGGTTCATGGCAAAAAGCAGTTGATGCAATTGTTGCGCTCAGAAAACGGGGCGTACTTGTTCAGGTTAATACGACACTAACGCAGGAGAACTACAACCAAATCGATGATATCATGACTTTGTCAGAAAACTTGGGTGTAGAGAATTTTCATTTGTTCTTCCTTGTACCAACTGGTAGAGCAACAAAAATGTCAGATATCTCACCTGAAAAATATGAGCAAATGATAACTGAAACCTTTGCCAAAACGGCAAAACACAAGCTAAACGTTAAGCCATCGTGTGCTCCTCAGTTCATGCGAATTTCCAAAGATATGGGCTTGGACATGCGTCAATGGATTCGGGGCTGCGTTGCAGGAATGTATTACATTAGAATTTACCCCAACGGCGAAGTAACACCCTGTCCATACATGCCAGTAAAACTGGGTAACATCCGCGAAAAAAGTTTCAAAGACATCTGGTTCGGCTCGGAGATGCTCAAGGCTCTGCGGAACCCAGATTGCCTAAAAGGGAAATGTGGTGTGTGTGAGTTTAAGGAGATCTGTGGTGGCTGCAGAGCACGTGCCTATGGGCTTTCAAGCGATTTTATTGATTACTGCGGCGACTTACATGAACCAACAGAATTAGCAGGCGACTATTTAGCTGAAGATCCATGGTGTGTTTACCAACCGAAAGCACAAAGGAAACCTTAG
- a CDS encoding NADP-dependent isocitrate dehydrogenase, with translation MNKIIVKTPIVELDGDEMTRVMWKMVKDQLLLPYLDMKLDYYDLHLKNRDDTNDQVTLDAAEAIKKYGVGVKCATITPNKERIKEYNLKKEWNSPNGTIRAALDGTVFRAPIIVKNVPPAVRAWKKPIHIGRHAYGDIYKNLEYRVPEAGKAEMVFTNSAGKELWRGTIHDFKGSGIIQGIHNTDKSIASFAKACFTYAYDQKLDVWFGAKDTISKTYDGEFKKVFEAEYQVNWKEKFEAAGLIYNFTLIDDTVARIMKTEGGLLWACKNYDGDVMSDMLGSAYGSLAMMTSVLVSPEGYYEFEASHGTVQRHYYKYLKGEKTSSNSMALIFAWTGGLKKRGELDGTPEVVDFANKLEQAAIVTVESGVMTGDLLRVATPDSKNRQVDTEEFIAELAKNLKKNFE, from the coding sequence ATGAATAAAATAATTGTTAAAACCCCCATTGTTGAGCTTGACGGCGACGAAATGACACGGGTAATGTGGAAAATGGTCAAAGACCAGCTTCTACTGCCCTATCTGGACATGAAACTTGACTACTATGACTTGCACCTGAAAAACAGGGACGACACCAACGACCAAGTCACCCTTGACGCGGCAGAAGCCATCAAAAAATATGGCGTCGGCGTAAAATGCGCAACCATCACCCCCAACAAGGAACGTATCAAAGAATACAACCTCAAAAAGGAATGGAATAGCCCAAACGGAACCATAAGAGCAGCCTTAGACGGAACCGTTTTTCGAGCACCAATCATAGTCAAAAACGTGCCGCCCGCAGTCAGAGCCTGGAAAAAACCCATCCACATCGGCAGACACGCCTACGGCGACATATACAAAAACCTTGAATACCGCGTGCCCGAAGCTGGAAAAGCCGAGATGGTTTTCACAAACAGCGCCGGCAAGGAACTTTGGCGTGGAACAATCCATGACTTCAAGGGTTCCGGAATCATTCAAGGCATCCACAACACCGACAAGTCAATAGCAAGTTTCGCTAAAGCATGTTTCACCTACGCATATGACCAGAAGTTGGATGTGTGGTTTGGCGCTAAAGACACTATATCTAAAACTTACGATGGAGAATTCAAAAAAGTCTTCGAGGCAGAGTATCAGGTTAACTGGAAAGAAAAATTCGAGGCTGCAGGCTTAATCTACAACTTCACACTAATCGATGACACCGTTGCCCGAATAATGAAAACTGAAGGCGGCTTGCTTTGGGCATGCAAAAATTATGACGGTGACGTAATGAGTGACATGCTGGGCTCAGCCTATGGCAGCTTAGCAATGATGACTTCAGTGCTGGTCAGTCCTGAAGGATATTATGAGTTTGAGGCATCTCACGGAACTGTTCAGCGTCACTACTATAAGTATCTGAAAGGCGAGAAGACCTCAAGTAACAGTATGGCGCTGATTTTTGCTTGGACAGGTGGCTTAAAGAAACGCGGTGAACTGGACGGTACACCTGAAGTGGTTGATTTTGCTAATAAGTTGGAGCAGGCAGCAATTGTAACTGTTGAGAGCGGTGTTATGACTGGCGATTTACTGCGGGTTGCAACCCCTGACTCCAAAAACCGGCAGGTTGACACTGAAGAGTTTATCGCTGAGCTTGCAAAGAACCTCAAAAAGAACTTTGAATAA
- a CDS encoding nucleoside 2-deoxyribosyltransferase, producing MPPIRVYLAGPEVFLTNAKEAGEQKKALCRKYGFEGAYPLDGEVDPAGKTARELGLYISQVNEQLIKSCQILIANLTPFRGISADVGTVFELGFAHGLGLKVYAYTNVTLPFTERAVNALKQVHRSEDGKLRDSLGMFIEDVELTDNLMIDGCINANSKHLIVEQAPDGELFTYLGGFEKCLVAARKRV from the coding sequence TTGCCGCCAATACGTGTTTATCTTGCTGGACCCGAAGTTTTCCTAACCAACGCCAAAGAAGCGGGCGAGCAGAAAAAGGCGTTATGCCGCAAATACGGGTTTGAAGGCGCTTACCCATTGGATGGCGAAGTAGACCCAGCGGGTAAAACAGCCAGAGAATTAGGCTTATATATTAGTCAAGTAAATGAGCAACTAATCAAAAGTTGCCAAATCCTAATTGCGAATCTTACGCCGTTTAGGGGGATTAGTGCGGATGTTGGCACTGTTTTTGAGTTGGGGTTTGCTCACGGGTTAGGCTTGAAGGTTTATGCCTACACCAATGTTACCCTGCCGTTCACTGAACGCGCAGTAAACGCCCTCAAACAGGTTCACCGTAGCGAAGATGGTAAACTGCGGGACTCTTTGGGCATGTTTATTGAGGACGTTGAATTAACGGATAATTTGATGATTGACGGTTGCATAAACGCTAACAGTAAACACCTTATTGTTGAACAGGCACCTGACGGGGAATTGTTTACATATCTTGGTGGTTTTGAAAAATGTTTAGTTGCTGCCCGGAAAAGGGTTTAG
- a CDS encoding CBS domain-containing protein: MASVKDIMTKDVVKISPDKTVLEAAEIMDSKTLGCLIITQNDEPVGIVTERDIVRRIVAKKLPYTVQVSEIMSKNLVVAEQDSSLKEAARLMSSHKIRRLPVVKEGKLVGIVVASDFVRNAGKKSTTEEILEAMGRYSSNTSPI, encoded by the coding sequence ATGGCATCTGTTAAAGACATAATGACCAAAGACGTGGTTAAAATTTCACCTGACAAAACAGTTCTTGAAGCAGCAGAAATTATGGATTCAAAAACGTTAGGTTGCTTAATAATCACCCAAAACGATGAACCAGTTGGAATAGTTACGGAAAGGGACATCGTGCGTAGAATCGTCGCCAAAAAACTGCCATACACGGTACAGGTTTCAGAAATAATGAGTAAAAACCTTGTCGTTGCCGAACAAGACTCTTCACTAAAAGAAGCAGCACGGCTTATGTCAAGTCATAAAATCAGGCGATTACCCGTGGTTAAAGAAGGCAAACTAGTTGGCATCGTTGTTGCTTCAGATTTTGTACGTAACGCGGGAAAGAAAAGCACCACCGAAGAAATCCTTGAGGCAATGGGGCGCTACTCATCAAATACAAGCCCAATATAA
- a CDS encoding aminoglycoside phosphotransferase family protein → MGTTDAFLMLPTKAIQQYLNSLLSEHVEILKVWKLGDASGTLTELKGVAYGYPYVIEFKAKEKIRRVILQTIRPTDQFGHNNFSDRAQILIWQNSAFNKLPRHVHSVDVGAFESGGQLKSVGKGNEFFILTDFVEGKLYSSDLDRIKAGLLSEFDEMRCLALSDYLVEIHKTRFNSPSLYVRRIRDLVGHGECIMGLLDSYPREFAYVNKSYFMDIEKDCVNWRWELKTKTHRLCQIHGDFHPWNILFREGTDFTVLNRSRGEWGEPADDLAALSINYLFYSLQKHGELNGVFERLFWMFWQNYLHKTGDTEILEVIAPFFAWRA, encoded by the coding sequence ATGGGTACCACTGATGCTTTTTTGATGTTGCCAACAAAGGCTATCCAGCAATACCTAAACTCATTACTGAGTGAACATGTGGAAATTTTGAAAGTTTGGAAACTCGGAGATGCCTCTGGTACATTGACAGAACTAAAGGGAGTCGCATATGGTTACCCATACGTAATCGAGTTCAAAGCAAAAGAAAAGATTAGGCGCGTAATTTTGCAGACTATCCGTCCAACTGACCAGTTTGGTCACAACAATTTTTCTGACCGCGCTCAGATTCTGATTTGGCAAAACTCAGCCTTTAACAAGCTTCCCAGACATGTGCACTCTGTTGATGTTGGCGCTTTTGAGAGTGGCGGGCAACTCAAATCTGTTGGTAAGGGCAACGAGTTTTTTATTTTAACAGATTTTGTTGAGGGCAAACTGTACAGTTCTGATTTGGACCGTATAAAGGCTGGCTTGCTGAGCGAGTTTGATGAGATGCGTTGCCTTGCTTTGTCTGATTATCTGGTTGAGATCCACAAAACACGCTTTAACTCGCCCAGTTTGTATGTTCGGCGTATAAGGGATTTAGTCGGTCACGGTGAATGCATAATGGGGCTTTTAGACAGTTACCCACGAGAATTCGCTTACGTTAACAAATCATATTTTATGGATATTGAAAAAGACTGTGTGAATTGGCGCTGGGAACTAAAAACTAAAACGCACAGACTCTGCCAGATTCACGGGGATTTTCACCCTTGGAACATTCTCTTCCGAGAAGGTACTGATTTCACAGTGCTTAACAGAAGCAGAGGCGAATGGGGTGAACCAGCAGATGACTTGGCGGCGCTGAGTATTAATTATCTGTTTTATTCATTGCAGAAGCATGGTGAGTTGAACGGTGTTTTTGAGCGGTTGTTTTGGATGTTTTGGCAAAATTATCTGCATAAAACAGGTGATACAGAGATTCTGGAGGTTATTGCTCCTTTCTTTGCTTGGCGCGCTTGA
- a CDS encoding YbaN family protein gives MNAGKPETANCEKKHTSIVRALCLSLGIVCIVLGTIGIALPILPTTPFLLAASACFCKSSERMNNWLLNNKWFGSYIRNYKEGHGIPMKTKIIALAVLWITIGVSTVFFLGHMLPDFLVLPMQLVMGAVAVGVTIHIARLPTSEKTKPKK, from the coding sequence GTGAACGCTGGAAAACCTGAAACTGCAAACTGTGAAAAAAAACATACCAGTATCGTTAGGGCACTGTGTCTCTCGTTGGGCATAGTTTGTATTGTTTTAGGCACCATAGGAATAGCGTTGCCAATTTTGCCGACCACACCGTTTCTTTTGGCTGCGTCTGCTTGTTTTTGCAAAAGCTCCGAACGCATGAACAATTGGCTGCTTAACAACAAATGGTTTGGTTCCTACATCCGAAACTACAAAGAAGGACATGGAATTCCAATGAAAACAAAAATTATCGCGTTAGCCGTGCTATGGATAACCATAGGTGTGTCAACTGTTTTCTTTTTAGGTCACATGCTGCCAGATTTTCTAGTGCTGCCAATGCAGTTAGTCATGGGAGCCGTGGCGGTTGGCGTAACCATTCATATTGCCAGGTTACCCACTTCAGAAAAAACAAAACCTAAAAAATAA
- a CDS encoding magnesium transporter — protein sequence MAHVGLSKNFLGMVKETSTAYLFDMGGVLAGFLIAYGIGIFDKAPWAIAIYPAILSSKGIINGLFSSRLSAALHLGTVKPQFLKNQKGLYKILEAIIVLTLILSAAVSLFALIFGTMFWGITLADFFSILLVIIATMTLGLLITLVTMQVTFVSFKRGLDPDTTTYPLMSTISNILITLCFIGVLNLFFFGTMGQWIIAAICLIHVFLAVVFIPHNLRVSEFTRTIKESILPLVLVAFLVNITGTVLKTVNSIAANPKPLLTLYPPMIDIVGDVGLIVGSTATTKLALGLLRPSFSSIKNHLRNISSAWLASIVMFVILAALALVFNGLFSVASFSNLALVLIVTNAVSVLAIVMVTFFVSLITFRKGLDPDSFVLPLLTALADSIATAALLLALFILV from the coding sequence ATGGCACATGTAGGGCTTTCAAAGAACTTTCTAGGAATGGTTAAGGAAACTTCAACAGCATACCTTTTTGACATGGGCGGTGTGCTTGCAGGATTTTTAATTGCCTATGGAATAGGTATCTTTGACAAAGCCCCGTGGGCAATAGCAATCTACCCAGCGATACTCAGCTCCAAAGGGATAATCAATGGTTTATTTAGCAGTCGCCTAAGCGCAGCCCTGCACCTTGGAACAGTAAAACCCCAGTTTCTTAAAAACCAAAAAGGACTATACAAAATTCTTGAAGCCATAATAGTTTTAACTCTAATTTTAAGCGCGGCAGTCAGTTTGTTTGCACTCATTTTTGGCACCATGTTTTGGGGGATTACTCTTGCTGATTTTTTTAGCATTTTATTGGTCATAATTGCAACTATGACGTTGGGGCTTCTCATTACTTTGGTTACCATGCAGGTAACTTTTGTATCTTTCAAAAGAGGCTTAGACCCAGACACAACCACTTATCCGTTAATGTCAACAATATCAAATATTCTAATCACACTTTGCTTTATCGGCGTGTTGAACCTGTTCTTTTTCGGAACCATGGGACAATGGATTATCGCAGCTATTTGCTTAATCCACGTGTTTTTAGCGGTAGTATTTATTCCCCATAACCTAAGGGTTTCCGAATTTACACGGACAATCAAAGAGTCCATCTTACCACTGGTGCTGGTAGCTTTCCTTGTCAACATCACAGGCACAGTTCTCAAAACAGTAAACAGTATTGCCGCAAACCCAAAACCACTTTTAACTCTTTACCCACCCATGATAGACATTGTTGGCGACGTTGGGCTAATTGTAGGTTCAACAGCAACAACAAAACTTGCGTTAGGCTTACTTAGACCATCTTTTTCATCAATCAAGAATCATCTGAGAAACATTTCCAGTGCATGGCTTGCTTCGATTGTAATGTTTGTCATCTTGGCAGCTTTAGCACTTGTTTTCAATGGACTGTTTTCAGTTGCAAGTTTTTCAAATCTTGCCTTAGTTTTGATAGTTACTAACGCAGTATCTGTTTTAGCAATTGTTATGGTAACTTTCTTTGTTTCCCTGATTACTTTCAGAAAAGGCTTGGATCCTGACTCTTTCGTTCTTCCTTTGCTCACTGCCCTCGCAGACAGCATAGCGACCGCGGCACTTCTCTTAGCATTGTTTATTTTGGTGTGA
- a CDS encoding gluconokinase, translating into MQNQNQVVQALLKPETYLQKTGKIQLIQTHISYVFLTENYVYKVKKAVNFGFLDFSTLDKRLWFCQKELELNRRLCPEIYLEVVPITKAENIHIGGTGEIVEYALKMKRLPQERIMTLLLKEGKVGKETVDEIAKIVAEFHSKAQTSNEINEFGSLKIVKTNWDENFAQTTKYINQTIPQNDYQFTQTKINNFMKKNGQLFEQRITEGRIRDCHGDLHSGNIFLTDKICIFDAIEFNDRFRYSDVASDVAFLAMDLDYQNRSDLADYFVKQYIANAGDAQLTQMLPFYKCYRAYVRGKVVSFRLDDSNISQTEKNVAIKEAKAYFKLSAEYAKEL; encoded by the coding sequence ATGCAGAACCAAAACCAAGTAGTCCAAGCCCTACTAAAACCAGAAACCTACCTCCAAAAAACAGGCAAAATCCAACTCATCCAAACCCACATCTCCTATGTTTTCCTAACTGAAAATTACGTTTACAAAGTAAAAAAAGCAGTAAACTTTGGTTTCCTTGATTTCTCCACGCTTGACAAAAGATTATGGTTCTGCCAAAAAGAGTTGGAGCTTAACAGGCGGCTTTGCCCAGAAATTTATCTTGAAGTTGTCCCCATCACAAAAGCAGAAAACATACATATAGGCGGCACGGGCGAAATAGTTGAGTACGCGCTGAAAATGAAAAGATTGCCTCAGGAAAGAATCATGACCCTCCTGCTAAAGGAAGGAAAAGTGGGTAAAGAAACAGTGGATGAAATTGCCAAAATAGTTGCCGAGTTCCACAGCAAAGCCCAAACAAGCAATGAAATCAATGAGTTTGGCTCTCTTAAAATAGTGAAGACCAACTGGGATGAGAATTTTGCCCAAACCACCAAATACATCAACCAAACCATCCCCCAAAACGATTACCAGTTCACCCAAACAAAAATCAACAATTTCATGAAGAAAAACGGGCAGTTATTTGAGCAACGCATAACCGAAGGGCGTATTCGCGATTGCCACGGTGACCTGCATTCAGGAAACATTTTTTTAACAGATAAAATCTGCATTTTTGACGCCATCGAGTTTAACGACCGCTTCCGCTACAGTGACGTCGCGTCTGATGTGGCTTTCTTGGCAATGGACCTTGACTACCAAAACAGAAGTGACTTAGCTGACTACTTTGTTAAGCAGTATATAGCTAACGCGGGAGATGCACAGTTGACCCAGATGCTACCCTTCTACAAGTGTTACCGTGCATACGTTCGGGGAAAAGTTGTCAGTTTCAGGCTGGATGACTCAAACATCAGCCAAACCGAGAAAAACGTTGCAATCAAGGAAGCCAAAGCCTACTTTAAGCTATCAGCAGAATACGCAAAAGAGCTATAA
- a CDS encoding orotate phosphoribosyltransferase — translation MTTDKNKVANALYESGCVKFGAFKIKSGAISPYYIDMARLLSNPKQLCIIAEVAAKSIRQIMASEQINKLASIELKGALIAPSIACKLDLPCVIVRKEDKAYGVTGRIAGADVVADDNLLFFDDVVSEGLSKIEGVKPLTELGGKVKHLMVVVNREQGGKEKLEAAGFQVHALTKISQVVEALQESGKITSHQAQIVLSYIKNPNSG, via the coding sequence ATGACTACTGATAAAAACAAAGTTGCAAATGCCCTGTACGAGTCAGGATGCGTAAAATTTGGCGCCTTCAAAATCAAGTCAGGCGCAATCAGCCCATACTACATTGACATGGCACGTCTACTATCCAACCCAAAACAGTTATGCATAATAGCAGAAGTTGCCGCCAAATCCATCCGGCAGATTATGGCATCTGAACAAATCAACAAGTTAGCCTCCATCGAGCTTAAAGGCGCTTTGATTGCTCCAAGCATTGCCTGCAAGCTGGATTTGCCCTGTGTTATTGTGCGTAAAGAAGACAAAGCTTATGGTGTTACGGGCAGAATTGCAGGCGCTGATGTTGTTGCAGATGATAATCTCTTGTTTTTTGATGATGTTGTTAGCGAGGGATTATCCAAGATTGAAGGCGTAAAACCACTCACAGAACTTGGTGGGAAAGTGAAGCATTTGATGGTTGTAGTAAATCGCGAGCAGGGCGGAAAAGAAAAACTTGAAGCCGCAGGTTTTCAGGTTCATGCATTGACAAAAATATCCCAAGTAGTTGAGGCATTACAAGAATCAGGTAAAATTACTAGTCACCAAGCCCAGATAGTGCTCAGCTACATCAAAAATCCTAACAGCGGGTAG